The following proteins are co-located in the Dyadobacter chenwenxiniae genome:
- a CDS encoding ABC transporter permease has translation MLSHFLSFAWRRIWREKHVNIIRAANLSIGLASGLVIFLVVNYMLTFDRYHPHVDRSYWVVTDVHRESTKQTDAAPRPLADVLRRSYPFVESAVRLETLFGRMISVPNGKGGWAKKFNEARNMCFTEPQYFDLFGVEWVSGNPETALSSPNAIVLSERYAEKYFNTTAAMGKTLRFDSRVDLTVTGIIKNPPTNTQLRYDGLISYATIPVIESQAGMQDWLGLQSMCFVLMRDGSKTDQLLGALRAIKKKYLPPAESSHFSYHILPLEELNHQRSGMAPRVVLYSLIAVGLLLVGASCINYINLATAQALQRSREVGVRKVVGSNRFQLLKQFMIETGLITLFSVLVALVLTQLAMPFVNQTLNDQDETLKPSISILDLLEPGALLWFLPLLIGVTLLSGFYPAIVLSGFNPAKALAGRLDRGAGGLNIRRTLITGQFLLTQLFLIVVLVITAQLRHMQKIDWGFHNEGMLAIWLPQQVPAQYERLRNGWQRIPGVESVTFASDPPASPYNRPASFSYHTASEPEQFETRVRAVDGKYLAVFGLTLVAGRNFDAADTTGQRVLVNETMVKRLGLSSPAQIIGKRMRIKDADRTIVGVVKDFRSGDSHSPIVPVTLIHDRKHTAMAVLSFTSRQQNLPEKAVQTIWEQVMPDHLYKSSSVDRLMKSFTKMEDLLAGFVQIFACIAIAMNCLGLYGLVTFMAETRAKEIGMRRILGARTAQMLWIFGKEFSRLMAIGFVLAAPLGWWLTSGWLQQYAHRIHVNGWILLATIALMAIITTATVLGHALKAAVANPVRHLRVQ, from the coding sequence CTTTGACCGGTATCATCCGCATGTCGACCGTTCATATTGGGTAGTAACAGATGTTCACCGGGAATCGACGAAGCAGACCGATGCCGCGCCGAGACCATTGGCCGATGTTTTGCGCCGGAGTTACCCGTTTGTTGAAAGTGCTGTGCGACTGGAAACCCTTTTTGGCCGGATGATCAGCGTCCCTAATGGCAAGGGGGGATGGGCGAAAAAATTTAATGAAGCTCGGAATATGTGTTTTACCGAGCCCCAGTACTTTGATCTTTTCGGGGTGGAATGGGTCAGTGGAAACCCTGAAACCGCGCTATCGTCACCAAACGCCATCGTCCTTAGCGAGCGATATGCCGAAAAATACTTCAATACAACCGCCGCGATGGGAAAAACGCTTCGGTTTGATAGCCGTGTTGATCTCACAGTAACCGGTATTATTAAAAATCCGCCGACAAACACGCAACTGCGTTATGACGGGCTCATTTCCTACGCTACCATTCCGGTAATCGAATCGCAGGCCGGAATGCAGGATTGGCTGGGGCTTCAGAGCATGTGTTTTGTGCTCATGCGTGATGGTTCAAAGACAGACCAGCTGCTTGGCGCCTTGCGTGCCATCAAAAAGAAGTATTTGCCGCCAGCCGAATCGAGCCACTTTTCGTACCATATTCTTCCACTGGAAGAGCTGAACCACCAGCGTAGCGGAATGGCTCCCAGGGTTGTACTGTATTCTTTGATCGCGGTTGGTCTTTTACTGGTAGGAGCTTCCTGCATTAATTATATCAATCTGGCCACTGCACAGGCGTTACAACGTTCGCGGGAAGTTGGCGTCCGAAAGGTTGTTGGAAGTAACCGGTTTCAGCTGCTCAAACAATTCATGATCGAAACCGGACTGATCACCCTATTTTCAGTGCTAGTGGCACTTGTGCTGACACAGCTTGCGATGCCCTTTGTGAACCAGACTCTTAATGATCAGGACGAAACACTTAAACCGTCCATTTCAATTTTGGACCTCCTGGAACCTGGCGCATTACTTTGGTTTTTGCCGCTATTAATCGGCGTCACGTTGCTTTCCGGATTTTATCCGGCGATAGTCCTTTCTGGTTTCAATCCCGCCAAAGCGCTGGCTGGCCGTTTGGACCGCGGCGCCGGTGGGCTGAACATCCGTAGGACACTCATTACAGGTCAATTCCTTCTTACCCAATTATTCCTGATTGTCGTTTTGGTTATAACTGCGCAGCTGCGCCATATGCAAAAAATAGATTGGGGCTTCCATAACGAAGGGATGCTCGCTATATGGCTTCCCCAGCAGGTGCCAGCCCAATATGAAAGGCTGAGGAATGGGTGGCAACGCATACCAGGAGTTGAATCGGTTACCTTCGCAAGCGATCCACCGGCATCACCGTACAATCGTCCCGCATCTTTTAGTTATCACACGGCAAGCGAACCGGAGCAATTCGAAACGCGGGTCAGGGCGGTCGATGGGAAATACCTGGCGGTATTTGGGCTAACACTTGTCGCGGGCCGCAACTTCGATGCAGCCGACACAACCGGGCAACGAGTGCTTGTGAACGAAACTATGGTAAAAAGACTGGGCCTTTCTTCACCAGCCCAGATAATCGGCAAGCGAATGCGCATCAAAGATGCGGACCGTACCATTGTGGGGGTAGTGAAAGATTTCCGAAGTGGTGATTCGCATTCTCCGATAGTCCCCGTTACCTTAATCCATGATCGAAAACACACGGCGATGGCAGTGCTTTCTTTCACCTCACGTCAACAGAACCTGCCAGAAAAAGCGGTACAAACTATTTGGGAACAAGTTATGCCCGATCATCTGTACAAATCTTCGTCGGTCGACAGGCTCATGAAGTCATTCACCAAAATGGAAGATCTATTGGCCGGGTTCGTGCAGATTTTTGCCTGCATTGCCATTGCCATGAACTGTCTTGGTCTGTATGGTCTGGTCACTTTTATGGCCGAAACCCGTGCGAAAGAGATTGGTATGCGTCGGATACTTGGCGCACGTACTGCACAAATGTTGTGGATTTTTGGAAAGGAGTTCAGTAGATTAATGGCGATTGGTTTTGTATTGGCCGCGCCGCTCGGCTGGTGGCTGACTTCTGGCTGGCTGCAGCAGTATGCGCATCGGATCCATGTGAACGGCTGGATATTACTCGCGACTATTGCGCTAATGGCCATTATTACGACCGCAACGGTGCTCGGTCATGCACTGAAAGCCGCTGTTGCCAACCCTGTGAGACATCTGAGGGTGCAATAA